TCATCGTCAGCAGGGTCAGGGTGATGAGCAGGTTGGTCGACCACAGCGTGGCCGACTGGGCGGCGGTGCCGGCGCCGCGGACCGCGAGCGGGTAGATCTCCGATCCGGTGAGCCAGCCCATCAGCTGCAGCCCGCCGGCGTTGAAGAACATGAACACGACCAGGCAGGCGACGATGAACGGCACGCTGTCCTTGCCGGCGTTGCCGGTGACGAAGAAGGCGCCGAGCACGAACAGCGCCACGGCGGCCCCCGGCACCATCACCAGGGTGAGGCGCCGACGCCCGACCCGGTCGACGATGGCCAGGCCGACGATCATCATCACCAGGTAGGTCAGGCCCAGCGCGACGCTGACCCGCAGGGCCGCGGTGGTCGAGAACCCGTTGTCGGTGAGGATCGTCGGGGCGTAGTAGATGATCATCTCGATCCCGGACAGCTGCGTGAACGCCGCGACGCCGCAGCCCACGACCAGCGCCGGGCGCACCCACGGCCGGCGCAGGCCGCTCCAGCCGCGGTCGCGGGCCCGGGTCTCCTGCTTGCGCTCCTCGACCTCGACGATCTCCTCGAGCTCGGTGGCGATGTCGTAGCCGTCGGGTCGGACCCGCCGCAGCACCGCCTCCGCCTCGTCGCGCCGACCGCGCTTGACCAGCCACCGGGGGCTCTCGGGCAGTCGCAGCTGCAGGAGCAGCATCAGCAGCGCCGGCACCGCCGCCGCGCCGATCGAGATCCGCCAG
This genomic interval from Nocardioides scoriae contains the following:
- a CDS encoding sugar porter family MFS transporter; the protein is MTQTEARRDQGDDAHEGALNGLMLAVAVVSAVSGLLYGYDTGIISGALLQISEEFDTGNGLEQSIAAGILLGAVIGALVCSLLSERWGRHRTILLICCVFVAGSLLCSIAPSAVLLALARVLLGFAVGGATQTVPMYVAEMAPARLRGRLVLCFQLAIGVGIVISTLVGATEAVDWRISIGAAAVPALLMLLLQLRLPESPRWLVKRGRRDEAEAVLRRVRPDGYDIATELEEIVEVEERKQETRARDRGWSGLRRPWVRPALVVGCGVAAFTQLSGIEMIIYYAPTILTDNGFSTTAALRVSVALGLTYLVMMIVGLAIVDRVGRRRLTLVMVPGAAVALFVLGAFFVTGNAGKDSVPFIVACLVVFMFFNAGGLQLMGWLTGSEIYPLAVRGAGTAAQSATLWSTNLLITLTLLTMIDLLGVGQVFWLYGLFNVAAWVFVWRRMPELTGHSLEDIESRLAEGKFAPSDFAGSRAG